GCCACCCCTTCCACATCACTGGCAGGGATACCCAACACTTCAGCGATAGCGTGAATCGCCCCATCCGGCACCCAACCGCGTTGCTTTTGCACAATTTTCAGTGCTTCAATCGACGCAGCGCGGGCATCTTCGTAATGGTGTTTTTCATGCTCGATGGCATCACGTTCTTCAGCGCTCAATTCGAAAACGTCAGTTGTGGTCGCCGGTTCAGCCGCATTGACTGCCAGGTCCACCACATTTTGGCTTTCTTTATGATCCTGAGTCTCTTTTTGATCACTCATAATTAGCGGTCCACATCAGACATAACAAAATCGATACTGCCCAGATAGACAATCAAGTCAGACACCAGGCTGCCACGGATAACCGCGGGGATCTGCTGCAAATGCGCATAGCTTGGTGTACGAATCCGGGTGCGATAGCTCATGGTGCTGGCGTCACTGGTCAAATAGTAACTGTTGATCCCTTTCGTCGCTTCAACCATCTGGAATGATTCATTAGCTGGCATCACCGGACCCCATGACACTTGCAGGAAGTGGGTGATCAGCGTTTCGATATGTTGAAGCGTACGTTCTTTTGGTGGCGGTGTTGTCAGTGGGTGGTCTGCCTTGAATGGCCCTTCTGGCATGTTTTTGTAACATTGCTCCAGAATGCGCAGGCTTTGACGCAACTCTTCCACTTTCAACATCACGCGATCATAGCAGTCGCCGTTATTGCCGATTGGCACTTCAAAATCAAAGTTTTCATAACCGGAATACGGACGCCATTTACGCACGTCAAACTCAACACCGGTCGCACGTAAGCCTGCACCGGTCACGCCCCACTCCAACGCTTCTTTGGAATTATAGGCGGCAACGCCCACAGAACGTCCTTTAAGGATGCTGTTCTGCAACGCCGCTTTGACGTAGGAATCGAGCCGTTTTGGCATCCAGTCGAGGAAGTCACGCAGCAAACGATCCCAACCACGTGGTAAGTCATGTGCCACACCACCGATACGGAACCAAGCCGGATGCATACGGAAACCGGTGATGGCTTCAACCAGATCGTACACTTTCTGACGGTCAGTAAAGGCGAAGAACACCGGCGTCATTGCGCCGACGTCTTGGATAAAAGTACTGATGTACAGTAGATGGCTGTTGATGCGGAATAATTCGGACAACATGACGCGAATAGTATCGACTCGCGCAGGCACTTTAATACCGGCCAATTTTTCAACGGCAAGTACATAAGGCATTTCGTTGACGCAACCGCCGAGGTATTCGATACGGTCGGTGTACGGAATGTAGCTGTGCCAAGATTGGCGCTCGCCCATTTTTTCCGCACCACGATGGTGATAACCCACATCCGGTACACAATCGACAATTTCTTCGCCATCAAGCTGCAAGACGATACGGAACGCACCATGTGAAGAGGGGTGGTTCGGACCGAGGTTAAGGAACATAAAGTCCTCATTTTCAGTCCCGCGTCTCATGCCCCAATCTTCAGGTTTGAAGGTCAGTGATTCCATTTCCAGATCTTCTTTCTGCTTGGTCAGCACAAAGGGATCGAACTCCGTCGCTCTCGCTGGGTAATCTTTACGCAGCGGGTGGCCTTCCCAGCTCTGCGGCATCATGATGCGCGTTAGATGAGGATGGCCCTCGAACTTGATACCGAACATCTCCCAAGTTTCCCGCTCATACCAGTTAGCATTGGGAAAAATCTTGGTGGCTGTGGGCACATGTAAGTCTTTTTCAGACAGCGCCACTTTCAGCATGATGTCGCGGTTGCGTTCGATGGAAATCAGATGGTAGAAAACAGAAAAATCCGCCTCAGGAAGACCTTGGCGGTGAGTACGGAGGCGTTCATCCATCCCATGCAAATCAAATAGCATGACATAGGGCTTCGGCTGTTTTCTTAAGAAGGACATTATTTCCAGCAATTGTTCACGCTTCACCCATACCACGGGCATACCGGTACGGGTTGCTTGAACAACAAAGGCCTCAGGCCCAAAACGGTTCGACAACTCACCGATCACCGGATCATCAAGATGATCACGAGTCTGCCAGGCTGGCAAGGTGTTGTCGGACGTCGTTAAATCGGTCATTATTTATTCACCACACTGTTTTTGCACCACACTGAATGTGTCATCTTGTGGTCATTTGCCGCACACATGTTCTGGATAAAAACGTTCCCATCCAAGAACAAATCACTTACGCACCAAAATCTAACACCGAAGGTCAGCGTTAGATTTCGTCAGGTGTACGCA
The window above is part of the Yersinia massiliensis genome. Proteins encoded here:
- the nuoE gene encoding NADH-quinone oxidoreductase subunit NuoE; translation: MSDQKETQDHKESQNVVDLAVNAAEPATTTDVFELSAEERDAIEHEKHHYEDARAASIEALKIVQKQRGWVPDGAIHAIAEVLGIPASDVEGVATFYSQIFRQPVGRHVIRYCDSVVCHITGYQGIQAAISKKLSIQPGQTTFDGRFTLLPTCCLGNCDRGPTMMIDDDTHSHLKPEDIEKLLEQYP
- the nuoC gene encoding NADH-quinone oxidoreductase subunit C/D, producing MTDLTTSDNTLPAWQTRDHLDDPVIGELSNRFGPEAFVVQATRTGMPVVWVKREQLLEIMSFLRKQPKPYVMLFDLHGMDERLRTHRQGLPEADFSVFYHLISIERNRDIMLKVALSEKDLHVPTATKIFPNANWYERETWEMFGIKFEGHPHLTRIMMPQSWEGHPLRKDYPARATEFDPFVLTKQKEDLEMESLTFKPEDWGMRRGTENEDFMFLNLGPNHPSSHGAFRIVLQLDGEEIVDCVPDVGYHHRGAEKMGERQSWHSYIPYTDRIEYLGGCVNEMPYVLAVEKLAGIKVPARVDTIRVMLSELFRINSHLLYISTFIQDVGAMTPVFFAFTDRQKVYDLVEAITGFRMHPAWFRIGGVAHDLPRGWDRLLRDFLDWMPKRLDSYVKAALQNSILKGRSVGVAAYNSKEALEWGVTGAGLRATGVEFDVRKWRPYSGYENFDFEVPIGNNGDCYDRVMLKVEELRQSLRILEQCYKNMPEGPFKADHPLTTPPPKERTLQHIETLITHFLQVSWGPVMPANESFQMVEATKGINSYYLTSDASTMSYRTRIRTPSYAHLQQIPAVIRGSLVSDLIVYLGSIDFVMSDVDR